In one Bacillus sp. PK3_68 genomic region, the following are encoded:
- a CDS encoding permease, producing MSQLDTTSQHQQSEQRKTLWFVVAFILIAAAGLLYVKWWPYYNKSILSAHTHSIGSSILGNLSDATPSWKSAVDYAIVYFSSVWKAAVLGILLGSLLQVLLPAQWLLKFLGKSSFGSTAIAGMAAVPGMMCSCCAAPIAVGLRKKNVSVGAALAFWIGNPMINPATLIFMTFVLSWKFTLLRLVFGLILTFGVSYLANRFVKDVEPVDIEQMMVEEKAEGSFLARWLKSAGSMLLYVVPAYILSVLLLGAGRVWLFPQLNEGAADSLMAIILFAVAGMLFVIPTAAEIPIIQTFLSVGIGSGPAAALLITLPAVSLPSLLMVAKSFPKKVLVFVIMSVVILGIAGGIAGKWLL from the coding sequence ATGTCACAGTTAGACACTACATCTCAACATCAACAATCAGAACAGCGGAAAACACTGTGGTTTGTGGTTGCGTTTATACTCATTGCAGCTGCTGGGTTACTTTATGTAAAATGGTGGCCTTATTATAATAAATCTATTTTATCCGCTCATACACATTCCATCGGCTCTTCTATTTTAGGGAATCTATCGGATGCCACGCCTTCGTGGAAGTCTGCTGTGGATTACGCAATTGTTTATTTTTCATCCGTATGGAAAGCGGCGGTTCTCGGCATCCTGCTAGGATCTTTGCTGCAAGTATTACTTCCGGCACAATGGCTTCTTAAATTTCTTGGAAAATCATCATTTGGCAGCACTGCCATTGCGGGAATGGCTGCTGTCCCAGGTATGATGTGCAGCTGCTGTGCAGCTCCGATCGCCGTTGGCCTTCGTAAAAAAAATGTTTCTGTTGGAGCAGCGCTTGCTTTCTGGATCGGCAATCCGATGATTAATCCAGCTACACTTATTTTCATGACATTTGTCTTATCATGGAAATTTACATTGTTGCGTCTTGTGTTCGGTTTAATTTTAACGTTTGGTGTTAGTTACTTGGCGAACCGATTTGTGAAAGATGTCGAGCCGGTTGATATAGAACAAATGATGGTAGAAGAGAAAGCAGAAGGAAGTTTTTTAGCAAGATGGCTGAAGAGCGCAGGAAGCATGCTTCTTTATGTGGTACCAGCATATATACTGTCCGTGCTGCTTTTAGGAGCCGGGCGTGTGTGGCTATTTCCGCAATTAAATGAAGGAGCAGCGGACAGCCTCATGGCTATCATTCTGTTTGCGGTTGCCGGAATGCTGTTTGTCATTCCAACGGCTGCCGAGATTCCAATCATTCAAACATTTCTCTCTGTCGGGATTGGCAGCGGTCCAGCGGCGGCCCTGTTGATTACATTGCCAGCTGTTAGTCTGCCGTCTCTATTAATGGTAGCTAAATCGTTTCCAAAAAAAGTATTGGTTTTTGTCATCATGTCAGTCGTTATCCTTGGCATAGCAGGCGGCATAGCAGGGAAATGGCTTTTATAA
- a CDS encoding right-handed parallel beta-helix repeat-containing protein: MQLLKIYMISFLTVILVSVFGCSAVEAEESKSYGIADKTTELQNELIHSAGKVVVLPAGSSFKVSGLTIPDNTTVIGYGAKIYNDTKHRTLLTVGNGVKIYGLELQGAGNKAADTAGVGIKIKGAKATSYVRNVVIEDCFIHDIGFYGIEAQFAEGVSVKNTVIEDVGYAGIGGLSVKNTHINKSHIKRVSPGVKGNAYGVFFSRAGANNSNLRDYPRSMNSSVTNTIIEDIPLWEALDTHGGENITFNYNTIKNTKVGIAFVNAKGNGGKEVFGSQKCTAKGNKIDGIGKGYGIVVAGAASNHARDCTIENNQIKNAGQQGNTISGAIQASYTQNLIIKGNSLINCYANGIHLYIRNKQFMVTKNTIQDVQDRSYVATSAIAFRSNYNEGTISENILSRKNKSLNKYVAARGINISVKTNMKLWIGKNTNTCVIPIAGGDGRHVTLAAPL, encoded by the coding sequence ATGCAGCTTTTGAAAATATACATGATAAGTTTCTTAACGGTTATACTTGTATCCGTTTTTGGATGTTCCGCTGTAGAGGCAGAAGAAAGTAAAAGTTATGGAATAGCTGATAAGACAACGGAATTGCAGAATGAATTAATCCATTCTGCGGGCAAGGTAGTAGTATTGCCCGCAGGAAGTTCGTTTAAGGTTAGTGGCTTAACAATACCAGATAATACAACTGTTATTGGCTATGGTGCCAAAATCTATAACGATACAAAGCATAGGACTCTTTTAACAGTAGGCAATGGGGTAAAAATATACGGTTTGGAACTCCAGGGAGCAGGCAATAAAGCCGCTGATACGGCAGGGGTCGGCATAAAGATTAAAGGAGCCAAAGCAACAAGCTATGTTAGAAATGTTGTCATCGAGGATTGTTTTATTCATGATATTGGCTTTTACGGCATTGAAGCCCAATTTGCCGAGGGAGTATCTGTAAAAAACACAGTGATCGAGGATGTTGGCTATGCTGGTATCGGTGGATTATCTGTAAAGAATACGCATATCAACAAAAGTCATATTAAAAGAGTTTCTCCGGGAGTAAAGGGAAATGCTTATGGCGTGTTTTTTTCAAGGGCAGGTGCTAACAACAGTAATTTGCGGGACTATCCCCGAAGCATGAACAGCTCGGTAACTAACACTATTATCGAAGACATTCCTCTATGGGAGGCGCTAGATACTCATGGTGGAGAAAATATTACTTTTAACTACAATACCATCAAGAATACAAAAGTCGGCATAGCATTCGTTAATGCAAAAGGCAACGGGGGGAAAGAAGTGTTCGGCTCCCAGAAATGCACGGCAAAAGGCAATAAAATTGATGGGATTGGCAAGGGATATGGGATCGTTGTGGCAGGTGCAGCTTCTAATCATGCCAGGGATTGTACAATTGAGAACAACCAAATAAAAAATGCAGGACAGCAGGGAAACACGATTTCAGGTGCCATCCAAGCTTCCTATACACAGAATTTGATAATAAAAGGAAACTCTTTGATAAATTGCTATGCCAATGGTATCCATCTATATATTCGTAATAAACAATTTATGGTGACTAAGAACACGATACAGGATGTGCAAGACCGCTCATATGTAGCGACGTCTGCTATTGCTTTTCGTTCCAATTACAATGAAGGGACGATTTCAGAAAATATTCTTAGCAGGAAAAACAAGTCACTAAACAAGTATGTGGCGGCTCGGGGTATTAATATAAGTGTAAAAACAAACATGAAGCTATGGATTGGAAAGAATACAAATACTTGTGTAATTCCAATAGCCGGAGGGGACGGCAGACATGTGACGCTTGCTGCTCCTTTATAG
- a CDS encoding LytTR family transcriptional regulator DNA-binding domain-containing protein: MSILQISEIEMNKGNTIIFPKIHLVVQKGEAVAIQCNSEVGKQLINMIIGQAPLSNGEILLEGLPLTHDFKSIAKRIGIFLLDEALYDRLTPKEYLNFFKKLYNVEVEIGGLLHKVSLIKKEKIKIINLSYSEKKRLQLARAILHQPDLLLMEEPDQNIDIESKIILQRVIEDFTEQGKSVLITTNNFESAISITNHLYRLNEQGLKKIEVIEEENKEAPSSLQEDDSMDLQKMDEETALSLPNDTEQSEEEKTSVRKQLRIEKIPAKMNEKIVLFDPTEIVFVESNEGMSQLHVNGEVFPCSITLNELSDRLQPFGFFRCHRSYIVNLQRVREVITWTRNSYSLILEDSQKSSIPLSKGKLNELKDIIGI; encoded by the coding sequence ATGAGTATTTTACAAATAAGTGAGATAGAGATGAATAAAGGAAATACAATTATTTTTCCGAAGATTCATTTAGTTGTGCAAAAGGGGGAGGCAGTCGCCATCCAATGTAATAGCGAAGTAGGAAAACAATTAATCAACATGATTATTGGACAGGCGCCGCTTTCGAATGGGGAAATTTTATTGGAGGGATTGCCTTTAACCCATGATTTTAAAAGCATAGCGAAGCGTATCGGAATTTTCCTGCTGGATGAGGCATTGTACGATCGATTGACACCGAAGGAATATCTGAATTTCTTTAAAAAGCTATATAACGTGGAGGTGGAGATAGGTGGGCTCCTTCATAAAGTTAGCTTAATTAAGAAAGAAAAAATTAAAATTATCAACCTGTCTTATTCAGAAAAGAAAAGGCTACAGCTTGCCAGAGCTATCTTACATCAGCCGGATTTGCTGCTCATGGAAGAGCCTGACCAAAATATTGATATTGAGAGCAAGATTATTCTGCAAAGAGTGATAGAAGATTTTACAGAACAGGGCAAATCCGTTTTAATAACAACAAATAATTTTGAAAGTGCCATATCTATAACCAATCACTTGTATCGTTTAAATGAACAAGGCTTAAAGAAAATTGAAGTGATAGAGGAAGAAAATAAAGAGGCCCCTTCATCTTTGCAAGAAGATGATTCTATGGACCTTCAAAAAATGGATGAAGAGACGGCGCTGTCACTTCCTAACGACACAGAACAAAGTGAAGAAGAAAAAACTTCAGTCCGTAAGCAGCTGAGGATTGAAAAGATTCCAGCAAAAATGAACGAAAAAATTGTTCTGTTTGATCCAACAGAAATTGTCTTTGTTGAGAGCAATGAAGGAATGTCTCAGCTTCATGTAAATGGGGAAGTCTTTCCTTGTTCTATTACACTAAATGAGCTATCTGATCGCCTACAGCCATTTGGTTTTTTTCGGTGTCATCGATCGTATATTGTTAATTTACAAAGAGTCCGTGAGGTAATCACGTGGACTAGAAACAGCTATAGCTTGATTCTTGAAGATTCACAGAAAAGCTCTATTCCCCTATCTAAAGGAAAGTTGAATGAGCTGAAGGATATTATCGGAATCTAA
- a CDS encoding ABC transporter permease, with protein sequence MMIFSLKRVNAIFVKDWKDLQRNSYVLFTLALPLVFAAWLGRIGEDNALLATYPINLSLVIAGAFIQAAMVAEEKEKNTLRGLLLSPASTVEILIGKSALSAVMTIIVIIGSIFLSDYKTPSLPLFSFSILLGLMIYLAIGTILGLLSRTVMETSIIGMPVLLIFGMSSMLKSMIENDMLLRMISYLPNEQLNTIWSHLSNGAGLRVVLENMMILLVWAIVSFFITVLIYKKRRID encoded by the coding sequence ATGATGATATTTTCATTGAAGCGAGTAAATGCAATATTTGTAAAGGACTGGAAGGACTTGCAAAGAAATTCCTATGTTTTATTTACCTTAGCCTTGCCTTTAGTTTTTGCTGCATGGCTCGGACGGATAGGGGAAGACAACGCTCTTTTGGCGACCTACCCAATCAACCTATCTCTCGTTATTGCAGGTGCCTTTATTCAAGCAGCTATGGTGGCTGAGGAAAAAGAAAAAAATACATTGAGAGGGCTATTATTATCACCGGCCAGTACAGTAGAAATCCTCATAGGAAAAAGTGCATTATCCGCTGTTATGACGATTATTGTTATTATTGGATCCATCTTTCTGTCCGACTATAAAACCCCTTCATTGCCACTGTTTTCATTTAGTATATTATTGGGATTAATGATCTATTTGGCTATCGGAACAATTCTTGGTTTGCTTTCAAGAACAGTTATGGAAACGAGCATTATTGGAATGCCGGTATTGTTAATCTTTGGCATGAGTTCGATGCTTAAATCAATGATTGAAAATGACATGCTCTTGCGTATGATTAGTTATTTGCCAAATGAGCAATTAAATACGATTTGGTCTCATTTAAGCAATGGAGCCGGCTTAAGAGTCGTCCTTGAGAACATGATGATACTGCTGGTATGGGCCATCGTCTCATTTTTTATTACCGTTCTTATCTACAAAAAGAGAAGGATTGATTAA
- a CDS encoding DUF1646 family protein: MVIGLSIVLLLVLLLPFFVKQVEENLEVFLFLTGFLAAIIGQVLDRPLLAKALEDPINITIAVLAAGLLFKWLRTPLEIGIHRISRMMPFRLFIAMIIIILGLLSSVITAIIAALILVLIVSVLNLDRQSEVRLVVLACFSIGLGAALTPIGEPLSTIAISKLGEDFFYLLRLMGPEVLAAVWLLGLLSMFVVHPKRNQQGLNDNQKSESYEEIIVRTIKIYLFVMGLTLLGAGFEPLINRYLLDVHTGILYWINMISAILDNATLSAAEISPSMEGETVKAILLGLLISGGMLVPGNIPNIISAGKLGITSKEWAKFGLPVGLSFMVIFFVALTFL; encoded by the coding sequence ATGGTTATTGGGCTATCTATTGTACTGCTGCTTGTGTTGCTTCTGCCTTTCTTCGTGAAACAGGTGGAAGAGAATTTAGAAGTATTTTTGTTTCTTACGGGTTTTTTAGCGGCTATTATTGGCCAAGTGTTGGACAGGCCTCTGCTGGCTAAGGCATTGGAAGATCCGATCAACATCACTATAGCCGTTTTGGCAGCAGGACTGTTGTTTAAATGGCTGCGGACGCCTTTAGAAATCGGAATTCACCGGATTAGCAGGATGATGCCTTTTCGATTGTTTATTGCGATGATCATTATTATATTGGGCTTGCTGTCAAGTGTGATTACTGCAATCATTGCCGCCCTTATTTTAGTTTTAATTGTTAGCGTTTTGAACCTTGATCGCCAGTCGGAGGTTCGGCTTGTCGTCTTAGCCTGCTTTTCGATTGGGCTCGGAGCCGCTTTAACACCGATTGGAGAACCGCTTTCAACCATTGCCATCAGCAAGCTGGGAGAGGATTTCTTTTATCTTCTGCGGTTGATGGGACCTGAAGTGTTAGCAGCCGTTTGGCTGTTGGGGCTTCTTTCTATGTTCGTTGTGCATCCAAAAAGGAACCAGCAAGGTCTAAATGATAATCAAAAGAGTGAATCATATGAAGAAATCATCGTCCGAACGATTAAAATTTATTTGTTTGTCATGGGGCTGACCCTTCTTGGTGCAGGATTTGAACCGTTAATTAATCGTTATCTGCTAGACGTTCATACAGGCATCTTATATTGGATCAACATGATCTCAGCTATCCTTGATAATGCCACTCTCAGCGCTGCTGAAATTAGCCCTTCCATGGAAGGGGAAACAGTAAAAGCTATTCTACTCGGCCTTCTTATCAGCGGAGGGATGCTTGTGCCCGGCAATATTCCAAATATCATTTCAGCTGGAAAACTAGGAATCACCAGCAAGGAATGGGCAAAATTTGGACTGCCTGTTGGGCTCTCGTTCATGGTTATTTTCTTTGTTGCTCTGACCTTTTTATAA
- a CDS encoding TetR/AcrR family transcriptional regulator produces MNDRKQHVIKMAHQLFVEKGFQATSIQDILDYSGISKGTFYNYFSSKNELLMALFKTIYKQLEKERNELLIGQDPSDIDIFIKQIELHMKTNRTTKLISLFEEVIVTNDTDLKQFMKRGQLLTIRWMYKRLVDIFDESKHPYLFDCAIMLIGILHQTLKYYTLVQESGTGIHQAVRYSVLRVVNMVNEVAESKDQLIPPEFLDRWLPDCEKTDQTFQQKLCDAILTLKKDVKRKEEKHKYMELLDFIQDEILHSKNPRKFLVESALSSLKKSSDCLEDEPLRALDQLITSYFTQ; encoded by the coding sequence ATGAACGATAGAAAGCAGCATGTTATAAAAATGGCCCATCAGTTATTTGTTGAGAAAGGCTTTCAAGCTACATCTATCCAAGACATATTAGACTATAGCGGGATTTCCAAAGGAACGTTTTATAATTACTTTTCCTCCAAAAATGAGCTGCTCATGGCTCTTTTCAAGACCATTTATAAGCAGCTTGAAAAAGAACGAAATGAGCTACTTATTGGCCAGGACCCTTCTGACATTGACATTTTCATTAAACAAATTGAATTACATATGAAAACGAATAGGACCACTAAGTTAATCTCTCTTTTTGAGGAAGTAATCGTTACAAATGACACAGACCTCAAACAATTTATGAAGAGAGGACAGTTACTCACTATCCGCTGGATGTACAAACGGTTAGTAGACATTTTTGATGAAAGCAAGCACCCTTATTTGTTTGATTGTGCAATTATGCTTATCGGAATTTTGCATCAAACTCTCAAATATTATACTTTGGTGCAGGAATCAGGCACCGGCATTCACCAAGCAGTGCGTTACAGTGTATTGCGGGTAGTAAACATGGTGAATGAAGTAGCGGAATCAAAAGATCAGTTAATTCCTCCTGAGTTTCTAGACAGGTGGCTACCGGACTGCGAGAAGACCGACCAAACTTTTCAACAGAAGCTGTGCGACGCCATCTTAACACTGAAAAAGGACGTAAAGCGGAAGGAAGAGAAGCACAAGTATATGGAGTTGCTGGACTTTATCCAGGACGAGATTCTTCACTCTAAGAACCCGCGAAAATTTCTTGTGGAAAGTGCCCTCTCTTCATTGAAAAAAAGTAGTGACTGCTTGGAGGATGAACCTCTCCGAGCCCTTGATCAACTCATTACTAGTTACTTTACCCAATAA